A region of Lagenorhynchus albirostris chromosome 20, mLagAlb1.1, whole genome shotgun sequence DNA encodes the following proteins:
- the RILP gene encoding rab-interacting lysosomal protein isoform X1 has product MEPRRVGPGAHCWGPRVAAGSGTAAELVYHLAGALGTELKELARRFGPEAAAGLVPLVVQALELLEKAAVGPAPDSLQVSAQQAELELRQLRQENERLCRELRSGPQEERALLRQLKEVTDRQRDELRAHNRDLRQRSQETEALQEQLQRLLLVNAELRHKLAAVQTQLRAARDRESESERRREATLEPASEQAHGQAAAPGCEQRQEPETAATGTGAPGTPEDRADALPPPGRPPKVGQCGFSREEVEQILQERNELKANVFLLKEELAYFQRELLTDHRVPGLLLEAMKVAIRKQRRKIKAKMLGTPEEAESSDDEDGSWLLLSRDKGDHLQPPPPESRIQSLYVGGRGRTNVVGVEGPHLSRSTAAHPAALSSEHARPLPLLWWPLYLPLPHAALSSS; this is encoded by the exons ATGGAGCCCAggagggtggggcctggggcGCACTGCTGGGGGCCTCGGGTGGCCGCGGGGTCGGGGACGGCTGCGGAGCTCGTGTACCACCTAGCGGGGGCCTTGGGCACTGAGCTGAAGGAGCTGGCGCGCCGCTTCGGGCCGGAGGCGGCGGCCGGGCTCGTGCCGCTGGTGGTGCAGGCGCTGGAGCTCCTGGAAAAGGCGGCCGTGGGGCCCGCCCCGGACTCG CTGCAGGTATCCGCGCAGCAGGCCGAACTCGAGCTGCGGCAGCTGCGGCAGGAGAACGAGCGCCTCTGCAGAGAGTTGCGCTCTGGGCCACAGG AGGAGCGCGCTCTGCTGCGGCAGCTCAAGGAGGTGACCGACCGCCAGCGGGATGAACTCCGGGCGCACAACCGCGACCTGCGGCAGCGCAGCCAGGAGACTGAGGCG TTGCAGGAGCAGCTGCAGCGCCTCCTGCTGGTGAATGCGGAGTTGCGGCACAAGCTGGCCGCAGTACAAACCCAGCTGCGCGCCGCGCGGGACCGCGAGAGCGAATCAGAGCGGCGGCGCGAAGCGACCTTGGAGCCCGCGTCAGAGCAGGCGCACGGCCAGGCCGCGGCGCCCGGGTGCGAGCAGAGGCAGGAGCCCGAGACGGCAGCCACGGGCACAGGAGCCCCGGGGACCCCTGAGGACCGG GCGGATGCCCTGCCGCCGCCAGGACGCCCCCCCAAGGTAGGGCAGTGCGGCTTCAGTCGAGAGGAGGTTGAACAGATCCTTCAGGAGAGGAATGAGCTCAAAGCCAATGTGTTCCTGCTGAAGGAGGAGTTGGCCTACTTCCAGCG GGAGCTGCTCACAGACCACCGGGTCCCGGGGCTTCTGCTTGAAGCCATGAAGGTGGCTATCAGGAAGCAACGAAGGAAGATCAAGGCCAAGATGTTAGGGACCCCAGAGGAAGCAGAGAGCAG TGACGATGAGGATGGCTCATGGCTCCTGCTCTCCAGGGATAAGGGAGACCacctccagcccccaccccctgAGTCCAGAATACAGAGTTTGTATGTCgggggaagaggaaggacaaATGTGGTGGGAGTGGAGGGACCCCACCTTTCCCGCTCCACTGCGGCTCACCCAGCCGCCCTGAGCTCTGAGCATGCCCGTCCCCTCCCACTCCTCTGGTGGCCCCTttacctccccctgccccatgcTGCCCTGTCGTCCTCTTGA
- the RILP gene encoding rab-interacting lysosomal protein isoform X2: MEPRRVGPGAHCWGPRVAAGSGTAAELVYHLAGALGTELKELARRFGPEAAAGLVPLVVQALELLEKAAVGPAPDSLQVSAQQAELELRQLRQENERLCRELRSGPQEERALLRQLKEVTDRQRDELRAHNRDLRQRSQETEALQEQLQRLLLVNAELRHKLAAVQTQLRAARDRESESERRREATLEPASEQAHGQAAAPGCEQRQEPETAATGTGAPGTPEDRADALPPPGRPPKVGQCGFSREEVEQILQERNELKANVFLLKEELAYFQRELLTDHRVPGLLLEAMKVAIRKQRRKIKAKMLGTPEEAESSDDEDGSWLLLSRDKGDHLQPPPPESRIQSFLGLWCQGGTEAPEAEASIAATSENTGRRGGSTATPVEPVGSLTAPNS; this comes from the exons ATGGAGCCCAggagggtggggcctggggcGCACTGCTGGGGGCCTCGGGTGGCCGCGGGGTCGGGGACGGCTGCGGAGCTCGTGTACCACCTAGCGGGGGCCTTGGGCACTGAGCTGAAGGAGCTGGCGCGCCGCTTCGGGCCGGAGGCGGCGGCCGGGCTCGTGCCGCTGGTGGTGCAGGCGCTGGAGCTCCTGGAAAAGGCGGCCGTGGGGCCCGCCCCGGACTCG CTGCAGGTATCCGCGCAGCAGGCCGAACTCGAGCTGCGGCAGCTGCGGCAGGAGAACGAGCGCCTCTGCAGAGAGTTGCGCTCTGGGCCACAGG AGGAGCGCGCTCTGCTGCGGCAGCTCAAGGAGGTGACCGACCGCCAGCGGGATGAACTCCGGGCGCACAACCGCGACCTGCGGCAGCGCAGCCAGGAGACTGAGGCG TTGCAGGAGCAGCTGCAGCGCCTCCTGCTGGTGAATGCGGAGTTGCGGCACAAGCTGGCCGCAGTACAAACCCAGCTGCGCGCCGCGCGGGACCGCGAGAGCGAATCAGAGCGGCGGCGCGAAGCGACCTTGGAGCCCGCGTCAGAGCAGGCGCACGGCCAGGCCGCGGCGCCCGGGTGCGAGCAGAGGCAGGAGCCCGAGACGGCAGCCACGGGCACAGGAGCCCCGGGGACCCCTGAGGACCGG GCGGATGCCCTGCCGCCGCCAGGACGCCCCCCCAAGGTAGGGCAGTGCGGCTTCAGTCGAGAGGAGGTTGAACAGATCCTTCAGGAGAGGAATGAGCTCAAAGCCAATGTGTTCCTGCTGAAGGAGGAGTTGGCCTACTTCCAGCG GGAGCTGCTCACAGACCACCGGGTCCCGGGGCTTCTGCTTGAAGCCATGAAGGTGGCTATCAGGAAGCAACGAAGGAAGATCAAGGCCAAGATGTTAGGGACCCCAGAGGAAGCAGAGAGCAG TGACGATGAGGATGGCTCATGGCTCCTGCTCTCCAGGGATAAGGGAGACCacctccagcccccaccccctgAGTCCAGAATACAGAGTTT CTTGGGCCTGTGGTGTCAGGGTGGAACAGAGGCCCCTGAGGCTGAGGCCAGCATTGCGGCTACCAGCGAGAATAcggggaggagaggaggctccACAGCCACCCCCGTGGAGCCTGTGGGCAGCC